One window of Medicago truncatula cultivar Jemalong A17 chromosome 2, MtrunA17r5.0-ANR, whole genome shotgun sequence genomic DNA carries:
- the LOC25487549 gene encoding aluminum-activated malate transporter 8 — protein sequence MVSPNVESTTADSTYTFRNLVKKSWAKLVKVINMVKEIGQDDPRRVIHSFKVGLALVLIYILHHFRPSFYGFGDNIIWAVLTVVIVLELSVGATLGKGFNRMLATGLAGALGVASNELATLCGDKGKVVMTSIFVFVIAERVTFMRFSPKLKARYDYGMIIFILTFCLVSLSDVTGHELLEMAYERLLTIIIGSCIAITVCVFIFPVWIGEDLHNKIAGNIEKLADFLEGFGDEYFNNSENTEVAENEKQFLHKYKSVLSSKTSEETMAVLARWEPRHGKFRFRHPWKQYLKIGNLARICAYKIEALSLYLINSKTPYEFRSRIQESCTNISLESGKALKESSLMIKKMCKSSTPNSHVLNAKNAAECLKAVLRTNPWEGADHFEIIPASTVASLLIDIVICVEQICEAVEELASLANFVPCQLLHRGTVQPISDSDGSVHVVNVNIGE from the exons ATGGTGTCACCAAATGTTGAATCCACTACAGCAGACTCCACATATACCTTTCGAAACTTGGTTAAGAAATCATGGGCTAAGTTAGTGAAGGTCATAAATATGGTAAAAGAGATTGGCCAAGATGACCCTAGAAGGGTTATTCATTCCTTCAAAGTCGGATTGGCATTAGTGTTGATTTATATTTTGCATCATTTTCGTCCCTCATTTTATGGTTTTGGTGACAACATAATTTGGGCGGTTCTTACCGTTGTTATTGTCCTCGAACTTTCTGTGG GTGCAACACTCGGAAAAGGTTTCAATAGGATGTTGGCCACGGGTTTAGCAGGTGCTCTTGGTGTTGCAAGTAACGAACTAGCCACTCTTTGTGGGGATAAAGGAAAGGTTGTAATGACTTCAATCTTTGTCTTTGTCATAG CTGAAAGAGTGACATTTATGAGATTTTCCCCTAAATTGAAGGCTAGATATGATTATGGGATGATCATATTCATCCTAACATTTTGTTTGGTATCTCTTTCGGATGTGACTGGTCATGAACTTCTAGAAATGGCCTACGAGAGGTTATTAACAATCATAATTGGGAGCTGTATAGCTATTACAGTTTGTGTTTTCATATTCCCTGTTTGGATTGGAGAAGATCTTCACAATAAGATTGCTGGCAATATTGAAAAGTTAGCAGACTTTTTAGAAG GATTTGGAGATGAGTACTTCAACAATTCAGAGAATACAGAAGTAGCTGAAAATGAGAAGCAATTTCTCCACAAATATAAAAGTGTCCTCTCTTCAAAAACCAGTGAAGAAACAATG GCTGTTTTGGCAAGATGGGAACCTCGTCATGGCAAGTTCAGATTTCGTCATCCATGGAAGCAATACTTAAAGATTGGGAACTTGGCACGAATTTGTGCTTACAAAATTGAAGCACTTAGTCTATACCTCATCAATTCCAAA ACCCCATATGAATTTCGAAGCAGGATTCAAGAATCATGCACAAATATTAGCTTGGAGTCAGGCAAAGCCCTAAAAGAATCATCATTGATGATAAAGAAAATGTGCAAGTCATCAACACCAAATTCCCATGTTTTAAATGCTAAAAATGCTGCTGAATGTCTTAAAGCTGTTCTAAGAACAAATCCCTGGGAAGGTGCTGATCACTTCGAGATAATACCAGCTTCGACAGTGGCATCATTGCTTATTGATATTGTGATTTGTGTTGAGCAAATTTGTGAAGCTGTTGAAGAATTAGCATCACTTGCAAATTTTGTGCCCTGCCAGTTACTTCATAGGGGAACCGTGCAACCGATTTCTGATAGTGACGGTTCGGTTCATGTTGTCAATGTTAACATTGGTGAGTGA
- the LOC25487550 gene encoding aluminum-activated malate transporter 2, with translation MVSEPNSSVITKFWQCLMNLPNEFTIKVVNVMLQLKELGKEDPRRVIHSLKVAFAITLVSTFYYLKPLYDSFGSSAMWAVMTVVVVSEFSVGATLGKGLNRGLATFLAGVLGLGSYYMVHSISRGNTTIEPILLGIIIFLATAGATYIRFIPLMKARYDYGLLVFILTFCLVSVSSYRDHEIIDTAQDRVTTILVGGLISVLVNIFLCPVWAGGDLHNLASKNIEKLGNFLEGFGDEYFGTLEAGELNKSLMQGYKSVLNAKQVEDNLVNFARWEPCHGRFRFQYPWQQYQKIGNLSRQCAYRIDALNGFLNNFTKTPKEIKSKIQEPCIKMSMETGKALKQLSISIHKMAPPTSAETHIATSKIYATNLRSMIKTKLWEDTNLFEVVPVVTVASLLLDVVSSTEKLAESIQELSTLAKFKNKESKVAADDEKEIPQTCSDSRGPQHVIIIN, from the exons aTGGTGTCTGAACCAAATTCAAGTGTGATCACAAAGTTTTGGCAATGTTTGATGAACTTGCCTAATGAGTTTACTATTAAAGTAGTAAATGTGATGTTGCAGCTGAAGGAATTGGGAAAAGAAGATCCAAGAAGGGTCATTCATTCTTTGAAAGTAGCATTTGCTATTACATTGGTTTCAACATTTTACTATCTTAAACCTCTCTATGATAGTTTTGGTTCTTCTGCAATGTGGGCTGTTATGACTGTTGTTGTTGTCTCCGAATTCTCTGTAG GAGCAACACTTGGAAAAGGTTTAAATAGAGGTTTAGCAACATTTTTGGCAGGTGTTCTTGGACTTGGATCTTATTACATGGTTCATTCAATTTCAAGAGGAAATACAACAATTGAACCTATACTTCTTGGAATCATAATATTTCTAGCAA ctGCAGGGGCTACATATATTCGATTTATACCTCTAATGAAGGCAAGATATGATTATGGTTTGCTAGTGTTTATCTTGACATTTTGTTTGGTATCTGTATCAAGTTATAGAGACCATGAGATAATTGATACTGCACAAGATAGGGTAACAACAATTCTAGTTGGTGGATTAATTTCTGTGTTGGTTAACATTTTCTTGTGCCCTGTTTGGGCTGGTGGTGATCTTCACAATCTAGCATCAAAAAACATCGAAAAACTTGGCAACTTTTTAGAAG GTTTTGGAGATGAATATTTTGGAACACTAGAGGCTGGAGAATTAAATAAATCACTTATGCAAGGATATAAGAGTGTTCTTAATGCGAAACAAGTCGAAGATAACTTG GTCAATTTTGCAAGGTGGGAACCCTGCCATGGTCGTTTTAGATTCCAATATCCTTGGCAACAATATCAAAAGATTGGAAACCTATCAAGGCAATGTGCATATCGGATTGATGCCCTTAATGGTTTCCTTAACAACTTCACTAAG ACACCAAAGGAAATCAAAAGCAAAATACAAGAACCATGCATTAAGATGAGCATGGAAACTGGAAAAGCTTTAAAGCAATTATCAATATCAATCCACAAAATGGCTCCACCAACCTCAGCAGAAACTCACATTGCAACATCTAAGATTTATGCCACAAACCTAAGGTCCATgatcaaaacaaaattgtggGAAGACACAAATTTGTTTGAGGTTGTTCCTGTTGTAACTGTGGCTTCATTATTGCTTGATGTAGTTTCTTCCACTGAAAAACTTGCAGAATCAATACAAGAATTATCCACCTTAGCAAAATTTAAGAACAAGGAAAGTAAAGTTGCTGCAgatgatgaaaaagaaattccACAAACATGCAGTGATAGTAGGGGACCTCAACATGTTATTATAATTAACTAG
- the LOC25487552 gene encoding transcription factor LHW, whose protein sequence is MGFLLKEALKTLCGRNNQWSYAVFWKIGCNNSKLLIWEECYYEPVSCPSPHGIDGMSNFPNPNGEGSWFSSEFQSPHLGIQEEDKVSSLVNKMTVNNLVIVAGEGIIGRSAFTNSHEWILLNDFAKNAYPPEVYAEMHDQFSAGMQTVAVIPVLPHGVVQIGSFLPIMENMGFVHEVKSLILQLGCIPNALLSEDYSAKLSNERLDGPSTSGVPSSVDSSVMTSNSAPSVVNGSNHHHQSYSSHAMKPNVQTLHPLSGEICNFQGRVVEAKVIPSNFGSNLQKHSVPYNARSEFNNFAGSAPFGQSGQRDCSLKYMEQQNLSVVGSCDHVNPCVNVSSSLNISQQKTDRSLNFGHNLSSSSTSLLRGIPVHGGMNSLLRENLITSSKSPKVSAANLSGAQVGNELQNKDSTFKFASTNQKINYDILQAHSIPSFNPEEYVPNSGHIPGFVRDCFQNDGTIQSMMTANPKHEEACAQQPPSGGDDLFDILGVDFKNKLLKGHWNELFADESDGNAENKLKKESCLNREGTASDHYYTVNESMLDGGIFSGMSTDHLLDAVVSTAKPTLKQNSDDMSCRTTLTGNSTASIPSRVCKQVMSGNFEGGLFGFSKNGGKMGAVETSSLRSGCSKDDGGKCSQTTTVCGSQLSSWLENGGNVRHENSVSTGYSKRPDEACKSNRKRLKPGENPRPRPKDRQMIQDRVKELREIVPNGSKCSIDALLERTIKHMLFLQSVTKHADKLKQNGESKIISKEGGLVLKDNFEGGATWAYEVGSQSMVCPIIVEDLNTPRQMLIEMLCEERGFFLEIADLIRGLGLTILKGVMEAHNDKIWARFIVEANRDVTRMEIFMSLVRLLEQTMKGNASSSNAIDTMLRYNSLPQKA, encoded by the exons ATGggttttttgttgaaagaagcCTTGAAGACTCTCTGTGGTAGGAATAATCAATGGTCTTATGCTGTGTTTTGGAAGATTGGTTGCAACAATTCTAA GCTATTAATTTGGGAAGAATGCTATTATGAACCCGTTTCGTGTCCTTCCCCTCATGGCATTGATGGGATGTCGAATTTTCCGAATCCAAACGGGGAAGGGAGTTGGTTTTCATCTGAGTTTCAATCGCCTCATCTAGGAATTCAAGAGGAGGATAAAGTCTCTTCTTTGGTTAACAAAATGACAGTAAATAATCTAGTCATTGTTGCAGGTGAAGG TATAATCGGACGCTCGGCATTTACCAACAGTCATGAGTGGATTCTCTTGAACGATTTCGCTAAAAATGCATATCCACCTGAG GTATATGCTGAAATGCATGACCAATTTTCAGCTGGAATGCAG acaGTAGCAGTTATTCCTGTGCTTCCTCATGGAGTTGTTCAAATTGGTTCTTTCTTGCCT ATAATGGAGAATATGGGATTTGTGCATGAAGTAAAGAGCCTGATCTTGCAGCTCGGGTGTATTCCCAATGCCCTTCTATCTGAAGACTATTCTGCCAAACTTTCAAACGAACGACTTGATGGACCTTCTACTTCTGGTGTGCCTTCGTCTGTTGATTCATCTGTCATGACCTCGAATTCCGCTCCTTCAGTAGTCAATGGCTCTAATCACCACCACCAGAGTTATTCATCTCATGCCATGAAGCCTAATGTTCAAACACTCCATCCTTTAAGCGGAGAAATTTGTAATTTTCAGGGTAGAGTTGTGGAGGCTAAAGTAATACCCTCAAATTTTGGTTCAAACCTGCAAAAGCATTCAGTTCCTTATAATGCAAGATCTGAATTCAACAACTTTGCCGGTTCTGCGCCGTTTGGTCAATCCGGTCAAAGGGATTGTAGTCTAAAATATATGGAACAGCAAAATTTATCTGTAGTTGGGAGTTGTGATCATGTTAACCCTTGTGTTAATGTTTCAAGTTCCTTAAACATTTCTCAACAGAAAACAGACAGAAGCCTTAACTTCGGCCACAATCTGAGTTCTAGCAGTACTTCATTACTTAGAGGAATCCCGGTACATGGTGGAATGAATAGTCTTTTGAGGGAAAATCTGATTACTAGCTCAAAATCACCGAAAGTATCTGCAGCTAATTTATCCGGAGCACAAGTTGGGAATGAACTTCAAAATAAAGATTCAACCTTTAAGTTTGCTTCAACAAATCAAAAGATAAACTATGACATCCTTCAGGCTCATAGCATCCCCTCTTTTAATCCCGAGGAGTATGTGCCGAATAGTGGTCATATCCCAGGTTTTGTCCGTGATTGCTTTCAAAATGATGGTACCATTCAATCTATGATGACAGCGAATCCTAAACATGAAGAAGCTTGTGCTCAACAACCTCCATCAGGTGGTGATGACCTGTTTGATATTTTAGGTGtggattttaaaaacaaactTCTGAAAGGACACTGGAATGAACTGTTTGCTGATGAATCAGATGGCAATGCAgaaaataagcttaaaaaggAATCATGTCTGAACAGGGAGGGTACGGCTTCTGATCATTATTACACGGTCAATGAATCGATGTTGGACGGTGGCATTTTTTCTGGGATGTCAACAGACCACCTCTTGGATGCGGTGGTCTCAACGGCCAAACCGACTTTGAAACAGAATTCCGATGACATGTCTTGCAGAACAACATTGACGGGGAATAGTACCGCCTCTATTCCCTCTCGTGTCTGTAAGCAGGTTATGTCCGGTAATTTCGAAGGGGGATTGTTTGGTTTTTCGAAGAATGGAGGTAAAATGGGTGCTGTAGAAACTAGTTCTCTAAGGTCTGGTTGTAGCAAGGATGATGGTGGAAAATGCTCTCAAACTACAACTGTATGTGGTTCTCAACTTAGTTCATGGTTGGAGAATGGTGGCAATGTGAGGCATGAAAATAGTGTTTCAACTGGATACTCTAAGCGCCCGGATGAAGCTTGCAAATCTAATCGCAAAAGGCTTAAACCAGGAGAGAATCCCAGGCCTCGACCTAAAGATCGCCAAATGATTCAAGATCGTGTCAAAGAGTTACGAGAAATTGTTCCAAATGGATCAAAA TGTAGCATAGATGCACTGCTGGAACGGACCATTAAGCATATGCTTTTCTTGCAAAGTGTGACAAAGCATGCTGACAAGCTGAAACAAAACGGGGAGTCTAAG ATTATTAGTAAGGAAGGTGGGCTGGTTTTGAAAGACAACTTTGAGGGAGGGGCTACATGGGCATATGAGGTTGGCTCCCAATCAATGGTTTGTCCTATTATAGTTGAAGATTTGAATACTCCTCGTCAGATGCTAATCGAG ATGCTTTGCGAGGAACGGGGTTTCTTTCTGGAAATAGCTGACTTAATAAGAGGATTAGGCTTAACCATCTTGAAGGGGGTAATGGAAGCTCACAATGACAAAATATGGGCACGTTTCATTGTGGAG GCAAACAGGGACGTAACGAGGATGGAAATATTTATGTCACTCGTTCGTCTTCTGGAGCAAACGATGAAGGGTAATGCATCTTCATCCAATGCAATTGACACCATGTTGCGTTATAACTCTTTACCCCAGAAGGCCTAA
- the LOC112419450 gene encoding uncharacterized protein, with protein MAPLRPSTTNNHRHFIAPPSQFAPTPPPPLSFLRPSQHHHHHLSPHIHSDLRSHKNHRHPLVFFSDPASLFTYHHGSPISPSLAITNVILTTTTTSFFSDQLTQPPPCFFHSDLNHHASFSGDTGSS; from the coding sequence ATGGCTCCTCTCCGACCATCGACAACCAACAATCATCGTCATTTCATTGCTCCTCCTTCTCAGTTCGcaccaacaccaccaccacctcttAGCTTTCTTCGTCCATCACaacatcaccaccaccatctcTCTCCTCATATCCACTCCGATCTCCGTTCACATAAGAACCACCGCCATCCCTTAGTTTTCTTCTCAGACCCCGCGTCGTTGTTCACATACCACCATGGCTCTCCGATCTCACCATCCTTAGCCATCACCAACGTCATTCTCACCACCACCACTACATCCTTCTTCTCTGACCAACTCACACAACCACCACCGTGCTTCTTCCACTCGGATCTCAACCACCATGCCTCCTTCTCCGGTGATACTGGGTCGTCGTAA